In Calditrichota bacterium, the following proteins share a genomic window:
- a CDS encoding tetratricopeptide repeat protein produces the protein MPLVIPPITRQAAFFLLLAAWTVVFSNPSSAQQSGVADSQFRLARQFEQLGQYQQAANLYKTLYENYPQNYTYFEGLRRNLLRIKKYPELINLIQTRLRQNPRDIQLQTQLGDVYFRMGDEIHAYRVWNGILQKYPRNPGVYRIVASVMLQNRLFDKAIDVYLQGRKAIGKRDLFAMELAQLYTFQQIYPKAADEYIRFLKDQPYQLPFVQNQIARFPLDETTFPAVEKAIQKWVKKYPKNYALRKVLAGFYQSFGDYNSALKEILVLEKSGLSGSRKRRVPGTALYQFALDTYREKEFAISEKAFQKLLSDFPNFPRRDQATYYFADISYKTREYDRAQVLYKQVIERYPKSSWSLEALLRLGDIFLNQKHDPEQAIRYFQRIVQNFPNTRQQITATFHLVDCYVAEGNLKKAVAVLQNSLRGPALSSGKIRSLQNEALFKLAQLDFYQKNFEGSLKTIKKILQNTYGKYDSPFVNDALDLQLLIQENKDDHAAALQLFASGMYLSRRNHYEAAVDSLLRAVSLDSQAPLADRALLEAGRIKEKTKDWYGAIKIYQLLVTSYSKSVYSDEALNRVGLIYEKDLKDFEKARQTYESILIHYPQSVLGDELRKKVRELEGQP, from the coding sequence ATGCCATTGGTGATTCCCCCAATAACCCGTCAGGCAGCTTTTTTCCTTCTACTGGCTGCTTGGACCGTCGTTTTTTCGAATCCGTCGTCAGCTCAACAATCGGGTGTGGCCGACAGCCAATTCCGGCTGGCGCGCCAGTTCGAGCAGCTGGGGCAGTATCAACAGGCTGCCAATCTCTACAAGACGCTTTACGAGAATTACCCCCAGAATTACACCTATTTTGAGGGACTCCGCCGAAACCTGCTCCGGATAAAAAAGTACCCGGAACTCATTAATCTCATTCAAACGCGCCTTCGGCAAAATCCGCGGGACATCCAGCTGCAAACGCAATTGGGTGACGTCTATTTTCGAATGGGCGATGAGATCCACGCATACCGGGTGTGGAACGGGATCTTGCAAAAGTATCCGCGCAATCCCGGCGTGTACCGCATTGTGGCCAGCGTGATGCTTCAGAACCGGCTGTTTGACAAAGCCATTGACGTGTACCTGCAGGGGAGAAAGGCCATTGGAAAACGGGATCTTTTTGCCATGGAATTGGCCCAGCTCTACACCTTTCAACAGATTTATCCGAAAGCGGCGGATGAGTACATCCGGTTTCTGAAGGACCAGCCCTACCAGTTGCCATTTGTCCAAAATCAGATAGCACGGTTCCCGCTGGATGAAACCACGTTTCCTGCCGTGGAAAAAGCAATTCAAAAGTGGGTCAAAAAATACCCCAAGAATTACGCGCTTCGAAAGGTTTTGGCGGGCTTTTACCAGAGTTTCGGGGATTACAATTCAGCGCTGAAAGAAATTTTGGTTCTTGAAAAATCAGGGCTGTCCGGCAGCCGGAAAAGACGGGTTCCCGGAACGGCCTTGTATCAATTTGCGCTGGATACGTACCGGGAAAAAGAATTTGCCATCTCGGAAAAGGCCTTTCAAAAATTACTCAGCGATTTTCCAAATTTTCCCCGGAGAGACCAGGCCACCTATTATTTTGCGGATATTTCCTACAAAACCCGGGAATACGACCGTGCACAAGTTCTGTACAAGCAAGTTATTGAGCGCTATCCCAAATCCAGTTGGTCGCTGGAGGCATTGCTGCGGCTGGGGGACATCTTTCTTAATCAGAAGCACGATCCCGAGCAGGCCATCCGGTATTTTCAACGGATTGTTCAGAATTTTCCTAACACACGCCAGCAAATAACGGCCACGTTTCATCTGGTGGATTGCTACGTTGCGGAAGGAAATCTGAAAAAGGCGGTGGCCGTTCTTCAAAATTCCCTCAGGGGACCGGCGCTTTCTTCCGGCAAAATCCGATCGCTTCAAAATGAGGCCCTTTTTAAACTGGCTCAACTGGATTTCTACCAAAAGAATTTTGAGGGAAGTTTGAAGACCATTAAAAAAATCCTCCAAAACACGTATGGAAAATACGACAGTCCTTTTGTGAACGACGCACTGGATTTACAGTTGCTTATTCAGGAAAACAAAGATGACCACGCCGCGGCCCTGCAGCTATTTGCCAGTGGGATGTACCTGAGCCGGCGAAATCATTATGAAGCGGCAGTGGATTCACTGCTGCGAGCCGTCAGTCTGGACAGCCAGGCGCCGCTGGCGGACCGGGCCTTATTGGAGGCGGGACGAATCAAGGAGAAAACGAAGGATTGGTACGGTGCCATTAAGATTTACCAGCTGCTGGTAACGTCCTATTCAAAAAGTGTTTATTCGGATGAGGCGCTCAATCGGGTGGGACTCATTTACGAAAAGGATTTGAAAGATTTTGAGAAGGCCCGGCAAACTTACGAATCCATTTTGATCCACTACCCGCAGAGTGTTCTGGGGGACGAATTGAGAAAAAAGGTACGAGAATTAGAAGGTCAGCCATGA
- a CDS encoding DUF4159 domain-containing protein codes for MLLWLGWGSPSRAAEPSKPFTIARVWYQGGGDWYNDPSVIPNLLKYLARATGMRVATTEARVKLTDEKLFSYPILYLTGHGNIVFSETEAKNLRNYLIHGGFLYADDDYGMDKYFRREIKKVFPEKKLVELPFTHDIYHIHFDFPKGLPKTHEHYPGPPHGYGIFYNGRMVVYYTFNTNISDGWADPNVHHDPEPVRIQALKMGVNIVIWALFN; via the coding sequence ATGCTTCTTTGGTTGGGATGGGGCTCACCATCCCGGGCCGCTGAACCGTCCAAACCCTTTACCATTGCCAGGGTGTGGTACCAGGGTGGCGGGGATTGGTACAACGATCCGTCCGTTATTCCGAATCTTCTGAAATATTTGGCCCGTGCAACCGGCATGCGGGTAGCAACCACGGAGGCGCGCGTCAAACTTACGGACGAAAAACTCTTTTCGTACCCCATTTTGTACCTGACCGGACACGGAAATATCGTCTTTTCAGAAACGGAAGCCAAAAATTTGCGCAACTATTTGATTCACGGAGGATTCCTCTACGCGGACGACGATTACGGAATGGACAAATATTTTCGCCGCGAAATCAAAAAGGTGTTTCCTGAAAAAAAGCTGGTTGAGCTGCCCTTTACACACGATATTTACCACATTCACTTTGATTTTCCAAAGGGACTGCCTAAAACGCACGAACACTACCCGGGGCCGCCGCACGGCTACGGGATTTTCTACAACGGGCGCATGGTGGTTTATTATACGTTTAATACAAATATATCGGATGGGTGGGCGGATCCGAATGTTCACCACGACCCTGAACCCGTGCGAATCCAGGCCCTGAAAATGGGCGTTAATATTGTTATCTGGGCATTGTTTAATTAA
- a CDS encoding DUF456 domain-containing protein, with translation MLSVLGMIIFWMVLLAGIAVIPFGIAGTFIIVADAFVLGLFTHFEKISPGFLLALLVISLLVEGVEFILGAWAAKRFGSSAWGMWGAILGGFFGAIWFTPLVPPLGTLLGAFAGAFGGAFLLELLHEKDAARALKVGWGAFLGAVSGKLLKLVAAIGMVVAIGIQVF, from the coding sequence ATGCTTTCAGTTCTGGGAATGATTATTTTTTGGATGGTCTTACTGGCTGGCATTGCCGTGATTCCCTTTGGGATTGCGGGAACGTTCATCATTGTGGCCGATGCCTTTGTTCTGGGATTGTTCACTCATTTTGAAAAAATCTCTCCGGGTTTTTTGCTGGCTCTTCTGGTGATTTCTCTTTTGGTGGAAGGGGTTGAATTTATTCTGGGGGCCTGGGCAGCCAAGCGATTTGGATCGTCCGCGTGGGGAATGTGGGGCGCCATTCTGGGAGGATTTTTCGGTGCCATTTGGTTTACGCCGCTGGTGCCGCCTTTGGGAACCCTCCTGGGTGCCTTTGCCGGGGCCTTTGGCGGTGCGTTTTTATTGGAATTACTGCACGAGAAAGACGCGGCCCGTGCCTTAAAAGTGGGCTGGGGGGCGTTTCTGGGAGCAGTAAGCGGGAAGCTTTTAAAACTTGTGGCGGCCATCGGAATGGTTGTCGCCATTGGGATTCAGGTGTTTTAA